A portion of the Jaculus jaculus isolate mJacJac1 chromosome 5, mJacJac1.mat.Y.cur, whole genome shotgun sequence genome contains these proteins:
- the LOC123460612 gene encoding cyclin-dependent kinases regulatory subunit 2-like — translation MAHKQIHYSDQYLKCRHVMLPRELSKQVPKTHLMSKEEWRGLGVQRRLGWVHDMIQEPEPHILLR, via the coding sequence ATGGCCCACAAGCAGATTCACTACTCAGACCAGTACTTGAAGTGCCGACATGTCATGTTACCCAGAGAACTTTCCAAACAAGTACCTAAGACCCACCTCATGTCTAAAGAGGAGTGGAGAGGACTTGGTGTCCAACGGAGACTAGGATGGGTTCATGACATGATTCAAGAGCCAGAACCACACATTCTTCTTAGGTGA